Proteins encoded within one genomic window of Columba livia isolate bColLiv1 breed racing homer chromosome 1, bColLiv1.pat.W.v2, whole genome shotgun sequence:
- the LAG3 gene encoding lymphocyte activation gene 3 protein translates to MGRRSPSPLLAATMRPVSPVLFLTFTLLASNAGHIPPGAAEGESREQKVWARAGSSAVLPCHLSPRRMSKSLKHLPDMTSVLWKRHGGSAHQEPHMVLEVEPSGLRKTALHMRSRVSVQDSALRNGNFSLRIDPVRSEDAGLYEARVTYNTEVQSCQVELGVITVTLSPPSPVIENEPLLLSCNSSHRASLVETCWFHNGCLIPTSRTFCSLPGALSIFRPAMSDAGSWRCQLRYSDNEIISTTYDLQILGFDGPTNPVVYAAAGSAADLPCTLSYLPSAFGINMVTAHWSRLAGGHLQDWGISQNLSSRSFPLHLPVVWPGDAGQYHCAVSIGSKKIIRDVTLAVITVTPSIQGLVSEGSHLLLICSLTHPQGHERFQWKYLDSAPTNSKVAVATSRNLEGHRSQMGPTLEILQVSQKDTGTWECSVYGPEGRLGAAQYGLQITGAQVSSPPTIFSGQVTFGLTLTLFLLLTVCVLALAMQKKARPPAFPALEGMFAVTVPWKKMEEKQKENMQQTEC, encoded by the exons ATGGGAAGACGAAGCCCTTCACCTCTCCTGGCTGCCACCATGAGGCCAGTATCACCGGTGCTGTTCCTCACCTTCACTCTGCTGGCTTCCAATG CTGGCCACATCCcaccaggagcagcagagggggAAAGCAGGGAGCAGAAAGTATGGGCCAGAGCAGGGAGTTCAGCTGTGCTGCCTTGCCACCTGAGCCCCAGAAGGATGTCAAAGAGCTTGAAGCATCTGCCCGACATGACATCCGTGCTGTGGAAGCGGCATGGGGGAAG TGCCCACCAGGAGCCACACATGGTGCTGGAAGTGGAGCCCTCAGGTCTCCGGAAGACGGCACTGCACATGAGGTCCCGGGTGTCAGTCCAGGACTCTGCCTTACGCAATGGCAACTTCTCCCTGAGAATTGACCCCGTCCGGAGCGAGGACGCCGGGCTGTATGAGGCACGGGTGACATACAATACAGAGGTCCAGAGCTGCCAGGTGGAACTGGGGGTAATTACAG taaCCCTCAGTCCACCCAGCCCTGTGATAGAAAATGAGCCGCTCTTGTTGAGCTGCAACTCTAGCCACCGGGCGAGCCTTGTGGAGACATGCTGGTTCCACAATGGATGCCTGATCCCCACCTCCAGGACCTTCTGCTCCTTGCCTGGGGCTCTCTCCATCTTCCGGCCAGCCATGAGTGATGCAGGCTCCTGGCGCTGCCAGCTCAGATACTCTGATAACGAGATCATTTCCACCACATACGACCTGCAAATTCTAG GTTTTGATGGCCCAACCAATCCTGTGGTCTATGCTgcagctggctctgcagctgaTCTACCATGCACCCTGAGCTACCTTCCCAGTGCCTTTGGGATCAACATGGTGACAGCCCACTGGAGCCGCCTTGCAGGAGGACACTTGCAAGACTGGGGCATCTCCCAGAATCTGAGCAGCAGAAGCTTCCCCCTTCATCTCCCTGTGGTGTGGCCAGGTGATGCAGGGCAGTACCACTGTGCTGTCTCTATTGGCAGCAAGAAAATCATCAGGGACGTGACCCTGGCAGTGATTACAG TCACCCCAAGCATTCAAGGACTGGTTTCTGAGGGGTCTCACTTGCTGCTCATCTGCAGCCTCACACACCCCCAGGGACACGAACGTTTCCAGTGGAAGTACCTCGACTCAGCCCCCACTAACAGCAAGGTGGCTGTGGCCACCTCCCGTAACCTGGAGGGCCACAGGTCCCAGATGGGCCCTACCTTGGAAATACTCCAAGTGTCACAAAAGGATACAGGCACTTGGGAATGCAGCGTATATGGCCCAGAAGGCAGACTGGGAGCAGCGCAATATGGGCTGCAGATCACAG GTGCGCAGGTCTCCAGCCCTCCCACCATCTTCAGTGGGCAGGTTACTTTTGGGCTCACACTcaccctcttcctcctgcttaCAGTGTGTGTTCTGGCTCTGGCCATGCAAAAAAAG gCACGGCCTCCTGCCTTCCCAGCACTGGAAGGGATGTTTGCAGTCACTGTGCCATGGAAGAAGatggaggagaagcagaaagagaacATGCAGCAAACTGAGTGCTGA
- the CD4 gene encoding T-cell surface glycoprotein CD4 has protein sequence MESCSMVVSSTLCVVLVLHLGLISIMAQQNEVQIGVAGQAVILNCRGIPHHAAVTWKHYKLVIKKSSITPLKGKATMSDRSEIIPSSKHLKVMDLRLSDAGIYTCEYESHTVSISLHVFKLMISLDGHFLPNEDLELTLMQNSSHLLPSLNITLFNSNNNIVTPIVVEDKTHQKYTVKLKELEATDSGTWTCRVHSDSPLINQNIPFDVRVLGFQNPDLERKYATVGSTVILSWHLNFRKITWKGGFTGQLNWKQQESAPAHELLDFNTTAWGEQHKTKKSNRFWFEIPEGKFGSTIEVKLSKVNFNHSGHYQCQLAYNSRYVQSKIELVVMKVSANPAGPLARGAEMTLTCQVSSPLPPNTHLRWERVNGTQMDVKKSKQHEVKLEVNVSTAGLWICHLIEDNDLMISLSYPVEEAPVWISYVVIGASVGGSVLVFVLACLCTISGISWQRRRQRAKRMVQARQYLLENKTCQCQHRLNK, from the exons ATGGAGTCATGCAGCATGGTGGTGAGCAGCACACTTTGCGTCGTCTTGGTTCTGCATCTGG GTCTGATCTCCATTATGGCACAGCAAAATGAAGTACAGATTGGTGTCGCAGGACAGGCAGTCATCTTGAATTGCAGAGGTATACCTCATCATGCAGCTGTGACCTGGAAGCACTACAAGCTTGTTATTAAAAAGTCATCTATTACCCCTTTGAAAG GCAAAGCTACCATGAGTGATCGATCGGAAATCATCCCCAGCAGTAAACACCTGAAGGTGATGGACTTAAGACTCTCTGATGCTGGCATCTACACCTGTGAATATGAGTCTCACACAGTCAGTATCTCACTACATGTCTTCAAAT tgATGATCTCTTTAGATGGGCACTTCCTGCCAAATGAAGACCTTGAGTTGACTTTAATGCAAAATTCATCCCATCTTCTACCCAGTCTCAACATCACATTGTTTAACAGTAACAACAACATTGTAACACCCATAGTAGTAGAAGACAAGACCCATCAAAAATACACAGTGAAGTTAAAGGAACTGGAGGCTACAGACAGTGGGACTTGGACGTGTCGTGTCCATTCAGACTCTCCATTGATTAATCAGAACATCCCCTTTGATGTAAGGGTATTAG GTTTTCAGAATCCAGACTTGGAAAGAAAGTATGCAACTGTTGGTAGCACTGTCATCTTGTCATGGCATCTGAACTTCCGGAAGATAACATGGAAAGGAGGTTTCACAGGACAACTGAATTGGAAGCAACAAGAAAGTGCACCTGCTCATGAACTACTTGATTTCAACACCACAGCATGGGGAGAGCAGCATAAGACCAAAAAAAGCAACCGCTTTTGGTTTGAAATACCTGAAGGCAAATTTGGAAGCACCATAGAAGTGAAACTCTCCAAAGTCAATTTCAACCACTCTGGGCACTACCAGTGCCAGCTGGCATACAACAGCAGATACGTGCAGAGCAAGATAGAGCTAGTGGTGatgaaag TCTCAGCTAACCCTGCTGGGCCACTCGCCAGAGGGGCCGAGATGACCCTGACCTGCCAGGTCTCTAGCCCACTCCCACCCAACACACATTTGCGCTGGGAACGTGTGAATGGGACTCAGATGGATGTCAAGAAGTCAAAGCAGCATGAAGTAAAGTTGGAGGTGAATGTCagcactgcagggctgtggaTCTGTCACCTCATAGAAGACAATGACTTGATGATCAGCCTCAGCTACCCTGTGG aGGAAGCTCCTGTTTGGATTAGTTATGTGGTAATTGGAGCAAGTGTTGGAGGCAGTGTGTTGGTGTTTGTCCTTGCATGCCTGTGCACCATCAGTGGTATAAGCTGGCAGCGGAGAAGG CAACGGGCAAAAAGGATGGTACAAGCACGACAATACTTGCTGGAAAACAAGACGTGTCAGTGTCAACA TCGGCTGAATAAGTAG